The genome window agaagaagatagttgGTGCTCCTCTTCTCCATTCTTCTCTGGCTCTTTTCTCCTCTTTTATCCTCGTGTTCTCCACGCTCGCCGCTATTGtcttggcttcttcttcttcttctctcttcttctgcAGCAGTGGCAAATGAAAGGGAGCGTTGGCCTTTTTATTATCGATATGCGCAGAGTGAGCTTTCGTCCTCCTCCATTTCTTTCATCCTTTATCACTCTCACAATATATACAGGTCAtttattttctatatatatatatatatatagaaaatatatgtatatcataatctaaatatatgtatgtacataatctaaatatatatcatataatattaaaatCCGGAGGGGATAGATATCATGATAGTGTTTGGAATCACAGTTTTAATTTCGTGTTTTTAATATCGAGAACAGAAAACCTTTCTTATTCGCGTGGGACGAAAACAAGGCGTTAAAGCCGCACAACACAAGTAACCGTTGCCGCTATTAGCTGAGAACATCGATTTGCTTTTCGTAGTTAATGCTGATGGTTTAATACACACATCAATTCGATACGTACCACTTCATAGTGAATAGTCTTACCCGATATACGCAATGGGACATTTAATCGAGTACAATCCTGCATCATTTCTTCGTCGTGTTCTCTGCACCATTACTGACGTTATCAGCGCTAATCCTGAAGAAAGAGGTGCGAAGTGTTCGACGCAGGAGGTTAATGGAAGCCATGAATGAGACGACAAGGTTGAGGGCCACCCGTACCTCTCTCCCACTCCCAAGAATCCGAATAGTTAACATGAATCGGCAAGTTCGTCTTGTGCCTATGACAACCCACATTTATTGTGACATTGTGTTGGTTTCCAAGTTTCAAGAATGGCTTTGAATGCGCTCTCGTACCTCTCGAATGGCCTTCATGATGAGGTAGGTATTCcagagatggatggatggatggatggatcgaTCGATCGACACAAGACGAGTTCGGACGCCCATTGTTTTATAGATGAACAACATTTTACAAGGCATGGTCTGATTGCTTGTTGATCGCGATATGTAAAGTCTCTGACGGGCAAACCGCGATTGACACTGCATTAGTCCACCGAGTTGCGTCTGTACTCGGTGATCAGCAGAAGCAGCCCCCACAGAAAAGCTACAAAGCATCCCAAACATCAGCTTCAAAGAAAACGATGAGGCTGCTCTTTCAGCTCAAAGACTGCGAGTCagcgtagcagcagcagcagcccgtCTCATGAAAACTGTGCCATGCTTCTAATGGGGAACACCTCTCTGTGCGTTGCCACTGGAGACAGCAGAGGAAGAAAGACAACTCGGGTTACCATGTTCCTttgctcttcttccttcttcttctcccgccacccactctctctctctctctctctctctcttggttgatcctcttttgaaaagaaaaagatgacCAGTAGACTTGATAGGATTGCAGTAGTTGTTCTGTCCAAGTCTTCATCAACTATCTACTTTCTGCCACGCCTAAAAGAACTCTTAATTGCTTTATTAATCAAGATGATGAACAAAGAAAGGACGGTGAAACCTATTCCTTTCGACACAAATACATGCACATAAAAATTGTACGTCCTGCCGAAGAACAAGTAAGAGGCCAACATTTATCTTGGGAAATTGCAGAATGGGAGGATGCCCAAAGATTGTACGTGAGAGCTGCATCAGTTAACAGCAGGCAAATAGGTAGACCTTTTGTTACGATGAATGCTGCTGGATGAACCCGAAACAATGCATCTTGAATCAGGTTCCATGTCCACTATGAGTTCCACCTTGACTCAATTTATAGAATAAGCATCTTCAAGTCGACATCTGTAGAATATGAGCACCACCAAGAGCTAGACCATTATCAGGGATTTGCGACATCAGCTTTGCGTGTAAGAATGAAGCTCTGGTGAGAATATAGTAATATCGACAAATTAAATCTGTTGCCGCGATTGATACAGTAAGAACCTTGGATGCTGTACACAGTTTGTAACTTCTGACTCCTGGTGAAGCTACTTCCATGGCGGATCACGTTTCTGATGGGGGATAAATAGTGAGTATAAAAATCTCCATGTGAAGGATCATACTCTTGAGTAGTTCCTTTACATGTTGTTACGGGCTAGAAATAATGCATCGGTAAATACCTCTTGCTGGAATTACTCTTCCTGCAAGACAGATACTCGTGTATCCGCATGTGGTTCGCGTTTCTTTTTGCTGCGAGAGCTGCGTTTAGACCTGGAAGATCTACCCTTCTTTGAAACACGTTTTTCAACAAGACTCTTGTCATTTGCCATCTGTTTGAATGGAAGGTCAGGAGGTGCCTCGGGCCATGGACTTCGCTTTGCAGGAACCACAATTTCCAGAGGAGGATCTATCACCCATCTGCAGACAAGAAAAATCCTATAAGCTAACAAGAAAGGAAAACTTACTGATACGGAAACATAATCTGATTATCCGAGTAATTTCTTTGCAAACTTTCGATGAAATTTCATGTGAAATCCGTATGAGAAACCAAATTCCATTCATCAGAGCAAATAATTCATGCAGTTCTTTACATCAGCCAACTATTATGCGACCCAAATATCTAATTCCTTTAGAGACTCATACTCCAACAAAATTGACAGTGCAGCATCTAGTAATTCTGTTTCCTAGTTCTTACACAAGAGTTGTCAGATTTGCAACTACCAGTGACACTCTTCAGCTTAAATCAACCACAAGACTCCAAGCAAAAGAGAACAACAGAAGATTCAGTTTCATCACCAGACATCTGAATCTTTTGCCAGGACTTTAACCATATCGCAGCTTcctaattgtactccaaaaattaccGACCTTATGTTCATCAACTTGATACTCAGTGGAAATCAAGATTGATTAAAAGTCCACCATACAGGGCAATCAAATGATCATGATGAGGATGAAAATGCATCAGTTTGAAAAATGTACACTCTTGTATAAATTGGCAGGTTGAAAAGTTATTTGAGGTGGAGATGAACACGATCAGACTCATCTACTTGCTGGTTAAAGAAAAGAGATGTTGCAAGGAAAACATGAGAATTCTTAATGTTTCTGATCCCTTCATCCAACAAAACGAGAATCATTTGACAACTTCTTAAGTCTCAAGTATATTCAGGATTTGGAGGTTGGTTTCCTCCAAGGATGCTAGGCTACATTCGAATTTGCTCTGGATAAGATCTGCAAAATCTAATCATTCATTGCGGCCCCAGCTCAAAGTGAATCTAAATCACCAGGGCCCTTACAATTAAGAGTCCATGACGAATCATGATTAAGTTACCTTCATCTATTTTCATTTTCCAGACCTTCAATATGTACTTGCTGTATTTAGTCCCTCTTCTTAGAATTGCAGAGAACAAAATCGGCAAATGGAAAAGggtaatataaatcaaataaacaTAGAGAGCCCATTCTCCAAACAACATTTGTAATCTTAAATCATATGGGTAGAGAAACTTATGATAATAAAAACTGCGAATGATGCACAAAATACTATTGAAATTAGAGGAGATGAGCATGGAAAATTGCTGTTCAATTTATCTCCTTCCACAAACGCCGTTAGCTGCAAGAAGACTCATTATCTAAAGGATAGTACATAAGCACATGGCATACACATTGTACAATTTTTTAGCTTGCCCGAAAATGCAATCAACTTTTTTTTGCTCAAGAGCTTCAATAAATTTAGCCACAAATCTACTAGCTGAGAACTTGAGCTAATTTATGAAATCTGAAGAGATGACTATAAATACATCAGATGTTTAACTTGGAACAAATTCTTTCGACATCATCAGGCTAGGAATTTTTGTCACACTAGCTAAGCGAAAATTTGGCACAATTATGAAGTGGAAATTTGCAACGCCAAACCTGTCATGGATTGGGATGTGATGACAGCTTACGGATATTATTATCTAGAAGCTAAGCATCTGCCTGAATCAGAACATGCCTTTTACGAGGAAGCCAAATCAACAAGAAACCAGATAACATTATCACTCAGATGGGATTCGTGAGACTAACCTTGCAGGGAACTTGCTATCATAGCGTGCTTCGGCCCGAAGCCACCACAGAAGAACCTTCTTCCCGCAATTGCCAATTGGCTCCACGGATGATGCATCCTTCAACATATCCAGCGGGCTCTGCACCTCCTCCCCGCTAGTCCCCACCTCTTCTAGATCTCGAACCCAGTCAGGCTTCCCCTCCGCCTCCTTCCACAGCAATCTCGAGTTCATTACAAACCCGGCCCACTCGAGTTTCGTTGGCACTACCGTCATCCCATCGCCCACAGTGGCGGCAGCTTTTTTGGCGTATGGCAGAGAATCGAAGGTGTGCCAACCGATCAGTTGGCCCGAGGAGTTGCATGCCGGGCCTTGGATCGGCAATGGTGAATTCTTCTGTGTCTCCCTCTCCTGCCTCCGCGACGTTGTCTGAGGAGCAGCGGGATGTGCCAGAATTCCCACCGACAGCGCACCCATCCACTCCACCTTCTGAATCTCGTCGAAGAGCTCCATGGTGTGGATGTTGCTGTCGTCCGCGAACACGACGATCCCGTCCAACCGCCGCTCCCTGATCACTCTGCTCGCAGAAGACATGGGTCACGAGAAAAGTCTAGTGTTTGTTCAGGGAAAGGAAACCGTGGCAGCGCGTAAAGGCCAAACCCGAGGGCGTGGAGGCGCATGCGGGTCTCGAAGCGGTGACGGTCATTCCAGAGCACGGGCATCTTCTCGTTGAAGGCGAGGTGGATGACGGGGAGGCGCGAGCGGGCGAGCAGGGCGGAGGTCTCGTTGGAGACGCCGCCGGCCTCGACGACGAGCCATGTGAGGGGATGCGGGACGAGCATGAGGGAGTGGGCGAGGCCAGTGAGGTGGAGGGCCTGGAAGGTGCGGGCGTAGGTCGGGGTGACGACGAGGATGGGGCGGGATTCCTTGACGCCGTACTGGAGACGCTGCTCCTGCTGCACGCGGCTCAGGATCTCGTGGGCCCGCGCCACCTCGGCGGGGTCCGGGTGCGGCAACGGACGCACGCGTATGCCGTGACGGCCGGCGACGACGCGGCTAGAAGCGGCGATGGTGGGAGGCGGGGGAGGGAGTTCGGGCGGCGGCGGGGAGGGGAGAACAGCGGATGGGGGTTGGCGGAGGAGGTGTAGATGGTGGCGGTGGAGGTGGAGGGTGGAGGAGGGAGGGGCgggggagaagaggaggaggaagagcaaTCTTGAAAACCGAAACCCGGCAGCAGCGGAGAGGAGGCAGCATAGTACGTGGACGGCGGGCGAGAAGAAAACGCTCAGGGGCTTGAGGGGAGCGCCGTCCCCGGCCACGGCGCCACCCCCACCGTCGAGTGCGGTGGCGGCGGTGGGGAGCGTCCGaaaggcggtggcggtggcgttgTACGTCCGGCGGTTCGGGTGCTGCACCTCCGGCTGCTTCATCCCCCGGCCTCCAAGATCGGTATCCATTCTCTAATTTGCTCCGCCCGTCCGTTAGCTCGACAGCTACATATAAATGTATTGTAATCGACCGCAAAGCAGAAGTAAATGTGTTGTTTTTGAATCGAAAGGAACGAAGGACTCGACGCGAAGCACAAGAGACGAACGCGTGTGAGAGAAGTGGGGCCCGGACAGGGAGGCAATGAGAGAACGGGTGTGTCTGGCTTTTGACACCCACTTGGAGTGTTCCTTCTTTTGTTGGCGTGCTAATCACAACCCATGAGTGGGGTGGAAGTGCCCAACATCAACGGGGCGTGAGATTACGCATCTGCCTTGGTAGCCTCAGCTGAGTTCCTCATATTATTTGTCTAAATATGTCCAAGTATTTTTgcccaaaaaataaagaaaagagcTCCTCACGGTGGTTACTTGTTTTTATTAAACGCACAATTATAAGCAGAGGAGAACATTTGGTGCATTAAATTGCGGCATCACCACACACTACTATTGTACCCTCGATTTGACCATGTCATAACCACCACCAGAGTAGTTCATGTGTTACCGTCCGAAAGCTGcgagtcaaaataattttttcgtAGCAGTCACATTCGAGTTACTATCTCGGCTTGACTAATTGCATGGGATGGTCGCGATCGATTTGAGATCGACTCCCTTTCTAAACACGAGGTATTCACACTCGTATGCAGACAAGTCAAAAAAATTAGCACtagcatgatgattttgattatatcTACCTTTATGCAGCATCGTCGCGACCGATGGGACGCAATCATCACCAACCTCGTGCGTGGATTATTATTTCATGTGACATTACACCACTACCTAAAACAACCATGATCGCTGCTCAATCTATTCCTATCATTTATAGCAGCACAGCACCTACGCGAGTAAAAGTGGTCTTATGACGTTTCCGATTTCTTTTTAATATGTAGATATATAGTCGGTAGAGCCATGCAAACAATCATGATTGACGTGGACTTGATCTCGACGCtaaccacctctctctctctctctctctcgaacatTACTTGACGATTAGCTGGCTTTGATTCAGATCGTGGCATTAAACTTTGCATCACCAGAAAAAATGGTTGAGTGCGCACCAAACTAGCCCTTGCCATAACGTGCAATTATCCTAATGCGTGACGCAATTGGCCACCCTTTGTTTGCCATTGACACGATTTCAAGGCACATGCATTCTTCTCCGGTGTTAGGCCGGTAGAGTCTGTGATCAACAATGCATTATTAGCTAATATACCAGCGGGATTACGCTTCCGTCGAACGAGCGGTTTCTGTTGGAGTCAAAGGATCCCAATTGAAAGCCGTGTGGGTGGCTCGCCCATCGCATCGGGATGCCGACATTTGAACCACGATTGAACTCGATCTGATGTGGCTGGACGTGGCCTCGCCGTGATTCGGTGTCGGTCACTCGCTACACGATCGTGGTTCGATCGGTCGTGTCGAATGGGTTGGTTGTGGTCGACCCGAACGACACCGTTTCTACTCCGTTCGAGTCGGACTCGCATATATCGTGTGCTCTCTCGTCCCTCATCGCCTCGCCGGGGTTTAAGTCGTATAAAAGAAAGCATCCTTCGGTTCGAGTCGGACTCGCATTTATCGTATGCCCTTTCCTCCCTCATCACGTCGCCAGGGGTTTTAGTTCTATTAAAAGTAAGCATCGGGCGCTCGAACTCCTCCAAGAAGCGAGAAAGTGCGCGAGGGCGAGCCATGGACGACGGCGACGATCCGTTCGCCTCCGGCGCGGCGGACCTCGACATGGCCCTCGACCTCGACCACTCCCGCGGCCTCGGTCAGCGGCCGCAGCGGCCCGCCCGCTTCCAGCCCAGGGTTAAGGGCAAGATCAAGGCCGAGCCCTCCGCCGACCCGGAACCCCCTCGCCAGCCTCCTCCAGCCCCAGACCCTGTCAAGAAGCAGGAGGCGGAGGGTGACCCCTCCGCGAGTTCGGTTTCGTCCGCACCTGACGTGGACGCCGTGGCGACTGAAGCGATGGAcgttgatgaggaggaggaggaggaggaggaggactccgTGGTTCGTGAGATTGGCGTCTTCTTTACCCCGGCTCCTCTTGACGAGGATACGTACGTAAGTGCCACTCTATCGTTCCTTATAATGAAATGCGATGTACGATCTGAAAGTATTGTCGTTCTTAGTTTAGGgtttgatgtatatgatgtaatcCTTGAATGACAAAGCGCGGATACTGGCGGCTTAGTTCAGGGTTTGCTATTATTAACTAATTCTTGAATCATTAGGTACGATACTGCCATCTTCTTGATGATATAGCTCAGTCATTTAGGGTTTCTTAATTTTAAAGTAACTGCAACAGATTTAGGCATGGGCAAAGAAACATGTCAAGACTGACTGATGACGCATGAGACGGTCCATATATCTTTTTTGTTTTATGGTAATGGGAAGTCGTCGGGAATCTTGACTTACCCGCATCTGACCCAAAATTAAGGGATGTCACGCCTGGCCCTCTGCTTCTCCTGCTCTTAACTCTGTCAAGAAGCAGGAGGTGGCAGGTGATCCCTTTTCAGGAGTCCCCCCCTCGACTTCAGTTTCTTTCACCCTTAATGATTGTTGTGTATTTAAGTAATCTTGAACCATAGGAATGGATGCTGCTGGCTTCTTGATACTATGATCTAGAGTCTTTTCGGGTTTTGTATTTTTTAAGTAATTAAAATGGGTTTGTTATTAAGAATGGGGAAAGAATCACGGTTGATACTTGAGATGGTCGATATATCTCTTTGGTATGCTGTTGATGGTGACTTGTCGGGAAACTTGACTTGCTGCTTTAATTTGACAGTGACGTAACTTAAAGATACCCAAGAATGCACTAGTTATTCAGCCTAACTCCTTTCCTTAAGGTTAACTTAGGTACGATTTCTTCCTAATTGTACAAAGTGAACAGCATTGTGCTTTTTGGACTTGAAAGCCTTGAGTGATAAAAAGTGTTGTTCATGCAAACCAAAGAAAGATTGTCAGAATGTTTATATGAAGATAAATGACAAAGTTTGGTGCATCATTTGCTACCATCGAAGCTCAGCTGGACATGCATCTGGAATTTTGAGTTTATGATGTCCTGCAATCTGTGCAAGTCTTTTTCGGTAAACAAATGGGTGTACTATTTCAATGTCACTGTGGTAATGTTCTGGATAAGCGAACACCTCAAAATGGATAATAACTACTGTTTCTTCCTATTAACTAGTTATTTTATGGGATCATatgaatatattaatttttatacaaAAGAAATGTACTCCAAAGTTTTTACATCTCACTGATTTTGGAGTGACTTCTTGTTTGACAGTAACCGAGTCTCTTTCTAACATCTTAAAATTTGTTATTAATTGATGCAAGGACTTAAAGGAAAATTTTCTTAAAACCTTAGACAGGCTTCAATGCTGGTGTATGCTGATTACTACATCAGAGATAATCTTCTTATGCTTCTAGGACGGTCTTGTAAAACATTCGTGAACAAGATATTACAATGAAGGACAAGAGAACAGTCAATCATAAAGCTAAGATAACCTATGTTATGGTTTCATGTCTTCGGATGGTTTTGATTTCATCTTAAATGAAGACAGTGTTCAGTTGTCTTGATTTCATCATCTTAATgatgtttgtttttctttttcagcTTTATGTTATGCAATATGTACTTAGACCTTCTTGGCGGCCATATGAACTGAATGAAAGGTGTGAAGAGGTAGATTTCCACTTCGTTAACATTTTCCCTGATGCATATGAaatgtattttattttctttgttctgGGTTTGTGATGCTATATGCATCTTTCAATGTTCTTATGTGGGTAGATTTTTGGAAAATCGTGACAGTCTCACTATTGACTATTTCTGTTGTTTTCAGGTCCGAGTGAAACCAAAAGAATCAAAAATTGAAGTAGATTTTAGCATTGATGCCAATAGTGAAAATTATGACCAAGATGCAGCTGAGCCCCTACGGTTACAGAAGCAGGTATAGAATTATGTGACTGTGTATCTACTTCTTTTGCTCATTACTCGCACAACTCGCCATATATATTGCTGAAATGCATATAAACTAATGGCAAGCTCTAAGACTGGTATATTCTACAGGTACAATCTGACTTCGACTTCTCGTTTTTGTTTTAATCTTTTCATGTAGTATATAGATGCATTAAAGTATTTACTAATAGTTCTGTCTTTGACCTTAACTTGATCAACTTTCTGTATTGAAGGTTAAGAATCTGTCTTCTCGACTTTCCATAATGGCATACCACAATATACTGTGAAAGTAGATGCATTTGGCCATAATTGATATCTTCTGTTTGATATCATTATATCAAATGCTTGTAGCTGTTAAGATGCAGGTTAAGTTTTAGTGGTACATTGATAACCCTCAAGATGTGTTCTTGATGTCTGTGTTTACATTCACTTTAAACTTTTTATATTTTCTGGGGATAAGCATTTTTCTTATATGTGCCTGGAACTAATTTTTGGTTGATTGATTGAGATAATTGAGTGAGACGCCACCATTCTGAAGCCTGTTTTCTCTATATAATATCTCAATATTGATAGTGTCTGCAGAAATTTAATCGACTGAAATGACCACTTGCTGGTATATTTGTACTAGTTCTCTTGTTTTGATTAGCGTAGTCAGCAGTCACCACCTCTATCTCTGCACAGCATTGGCAAGGCCTAGCCATACCAGTCACTGATTGGCATTGGGATGTGCTGAGGAACATGAACTCTTTGTGcacctccttttttttcttttctacaatattttcttcttgatgtatagCGCTGGGAACAATTGACATGCCAGCCACCACTTGGCATTAGGGCATGCTATAAAATGTGCATTCCCTGTGGACTTTGTCTTTTGGTGTTTTCTACTTGAGTACAATTGAGATGCTCTTTGTTTGTAACTTTTGATGTATATCataatatttcatgtttcaaagaATGATATTACATGTCTAAGGTCATTCATTGTATATTTATCCCAACTTTTATTGCACGACCAAAGTTGTTTCTGTGGAACTTTGTGCTGTCTCACATTGCTTCAGGTCTATTGCCAGATTATGAGTATAGTGATATTTGCAGGTTGTTAGATTTCCATTTGGACATTTtctttaatcctttttttttcatgattttttttcagaCATTGTCATCATCAATTGCACCTTTGGTAACTAGCTATGCTGTTGGGATTTTGAGAGGCGACCAGGTAACTCTTATTGCTTTATTCACAGTGTGATTTTTTGTTCTATGTAGACGTATGATAAAGCCCCACTGTGAATTAcatttgtatttttctttaacaaagtTCAAAAGTAAAAATTTGTATATGCCTCTTGATTTATTTGTTGTGCATGTGCTTTTTAGTATGGGAGCATTTGGTTGCTTGCAACAGGAAATGACTGCAATTAGCGGTTGCATGAAGCAAATGCTACAAATAAAATTTGCAGGTGCAGCTATTTGGATGCCCACATGCATAGTTGCTTTATGTAGTTGCGACTATGTAGTGAGGCTTATGTAGTTGCTTTATGTAGTGAGGCTTATGTAGTTGCTTTATGTAGCTACAAAGCAAATGCTACATAGTTGCTTTATGTAGGTGAGGCTTACATGCAATGTGTGAGAGTGGGCGACATAGGAGGAGATAGTACTGAGAGGGAAGAGAGATCCAAATTTAATTTTGAGTTGCAAACCAGTCTACAAGTGTAACATGTGGCATTTCAGAACATGTCCACTTGTATCTTGTTGGAGTTTAGTTGCACGTAAGCATGTTGCAAGTGACTTGCTTGCAGGCAAACAAATGCTTTTAAGTGTGCTACTTGCTGCAAAAAGACTCGCAGGCAATAATTTACAGGCAATTAGATGTCCCTCCGTCCATATTAGGTGCCTTTGAAAAgggcatgcatcaatttttttttttattcctaagGGGGTGCTTATGGAATGATACTTTTAAGGGGCTAACTAGAAGTTTCAGAACTGGGTTATGTCAAACATAACCCGTTCGTTATTCTTTCATCTGATCACTTCTTGTCATTCCTCTATGCTTTTCAATTGGACCATTGTTCTAAGTTGAGGCAAGTTTGATTGTTCGTTTGTTCTAGATAGTCAGATCATCCTTTTCCCTTCACTCTCATACATCTTAATATCCTCCAATGTTTCGTCCAAATTACTTCAAGCCCTTTATAGTATTGCTCTTGGGATAACTTCCATATGTGTGAATATCATTTTCCCAATACACTAATATGCAGGTTATTGTCGATTGTCAACATCACAATTTCTCTACCCTACTGTCATGACTTAGTTGATTTTGTCTaaatcgtgtggcacccttgcatatTTGTTCACAAAGGGTCAGCCTctccgaaacctcttatggtcccatAAGGACCTGTAAAGGAGAAGACGGGTTATAAGAAACATTTAACTCGGGATCCCACGAACagacatttcagcaaacacttgataatcaatgcaaattacaaatatcgACTCCGTAAGCTCTGAATCGTTACGTGATACAGGGTCTAAGGTGGTTTGCCACTATCAAAAGTCCCCACATGATACTATTCTGGAATAAGGCAATGAACCGATCCTAGACAATGCCTCAAAGGTCCATTTAACCATGTGCCATTTGGGTAGCTCCACGGTGTTCTGTTGGCTAACACTCCGCATCATTCTGTGGAGCTAAAAACCCCTAAAATGACTATCTAGGTGGCTTATTTTGGGGCAGTTTTGCTTCTGCGCGATAGCTACACATAACCTGCATTTATAGGATTGAAGCAGtcacaaaagccaaccaaaatggtgTTGTCAAGCTTATTGGTAAGTCCTttacatattgtgcaaagcatgaacaaaaatcGAAAGACATGGGCATACAcaaacattacatcgaacaccttggTCACatatttgtccatgacattctctccCCTTATTCTTTCTATATCCTTGTCGAAGCCTTTCCAGATGCTTTATCTCCTTGCCTTTGCTAAATATTCAATCTTCTGCTTTAATTGTAATGCACCTCCTTCGACTTCTAGCTGCTCTCCAACGTTGttattgagtagtcaaactttaatccatcatgttgcttcaacttaccaatgactttgactctggtgtgaGGTCGATCAAGTTGTGCTGATTCTTGTTAGTTCTTATGGATccctcaaatgaaggaaaagacattACTTGTTAGGTGCCCGTCTCTCAAACGTGTggatgcttgaactgggtggatgcttgttggagctttaacgagcatcgcatcGCATCGCATACCTTGAAGTTTTGAGctctttcctccataaaatttgtccatcgattcctcttttgcTTAGTTGTCgcctccaagtaggttcacattgCTTTCTCTTTTGATTGTTGTttttattgggaaatgaagcagataattTACTCATGGCAGAAACgatcaccattagtgaggatttTATAACTGTTGTCGTTCACTAAGTCTCTTTGAAGGGTCTCTGaacatgtgtagagctcctctattggataaataagagaattggg of Musa acuminata AAA Group cultivar baxijiao chromosome BXJ2-3, Cavendish_Baxijiao_AAA, whole genome shotgun sequence contains these proteins:
- the LOC135607342 gene encoding probable beta-1,4-xylosyltransferase IRX14; this translates as MDTDLGGRGMKQPEVQHPNRRTYNATATAFRTLPTAATALDGGGGAVAGDGAPLKPLSVFFSPAVHVLCCLLSAAAGFRFSRLLFLLLFSPAPPSSTLHLHRHHLHLLRQPPSAVLPSPPPPELPPPPPTIAASSRVVAGRHGIRVRPLPHPDPAEVARAHEILSRVQQEQRLQYGVKESRPILVVTPTYARTFQALHLTGLAHSLMLVPHPLTWLVVEAGGVSNETSALLARSRLPVIHLAFNEKMPVLWNDRHRFETRMRLHALGVIRERRLDGIVVFADDSNIHTMELFDEIQKVEWMGALSVGILAHPAAPQTTSRRQERETQKNSPLPIQGPACNSSGQLIGWHTFDSLPYAKKAAATVGDGMTVVPTKLEWAGFVMNSRLLWKEAEGKPDWVRDLEEVGTSGEEVQSPLDMLKDASSVEPIGNCGKKVLLWWLRAEARYDSKFPARWVIDPPLEIVVPAKRSPWPEAPPDLPFKQMANDKSLVEKRVSKKGRSSRSKRSSRSKKKREPHADTRVSVLQEE